A single Vanacampus margaritifer isolate UIUO_Vmar chromosome 14, RoL_Vmar_1.0, whole genome shotgun sequence DNA region contains:
- the macir gene encoding macrophage immunometabolism regulator — MEVDLSGVSRAHVSILPAAEIKATLKAEAERPRCASTPCSPIRGTVAGYQILHMDSNYLVGFTTGEELLKLAHKWSENSPETSSPSEAVPSPIQSVGVSKSLEVGIHRSSKIFKAKNRYYQPYDIPTANGPRRRRMPSSSDTFLRSMTAGEHGRGVHAPLPLCRLKGKTRTQSKSLDYLNLDKITLKESSDTEVLQYQLQHLTLRGERMFTRNKT, encoded by the coding sequence ATGGAAGTGGATCTCAGTGGAGTGTCGAGGGCTCATGTTTCCATTCTACCTGCAGCTGAGATCAAAGCTACGTTGAAAGCGGAGGCAGAAAGACCTCGTTGCGCTAGCACGCCATGCTCTCCCATCAGAGGTACTGTAGCAGGGTACCAGATCCTCCACATGGACTCAAACTATCTGGTGGGCTTCACAACTGGCGAGGAGCTGCTCAAACTGGCCCACAAATGGTCAGAAAACTCCCCAGAGACGAGCTCACCATCGGAGGCTGTGCCCAGCCCCATCCAGAGCGTTGGTGTGTCTAAATCTTTAGAGGTGGGCATCCACCGCTCCTCAAAAATCTTTAAAGCCAAAAATCGCTACTACCAGCCTTATGACATTCCTACTGCTAACGGTCCGAGGAGGCGGCGCATGCCCAGCTCAAGTGACACCTTCCTCAGGTCCATGACTGCAGGGGAACATGGGAGGGGTGTGCACGCACCACTTCCCCTGTGTCGGCTTAAAGGGAAGACTAGGACCCAGTCCAAGTCTTTGGACTACCTTAACCTCGACAAAATCACTCTCAAAGAGTCATCAGACACTGAGGTGTTACAGTACCAACTGCAGCACCTCACCCTGCGGGGAGAGCGCATGTTCACTAGAAACAAAACTTAA